In Zygosaccharomyces rouxii strain CBS732 chromosome F complete sequence, a single window of DNA contains:
- the RQT4 gene encoding Rqt4p (weakly similar to uniprot|P36119 Saccharomyces cerevisiae YKR023W Hypothetical ORF), whose translation MTKLQAVEYAVIKIPDILPLQESEVRALCDQLLTSSNGNPDRIAEGFLDILGHSDLSFDFVIGFNNLLSAEEQKPAVESQPKIPPPKESKKPVYRERSTPSLPSEHLSKKNNSSNSKSSNSNSNNNNTNSQDKKNQKEKKNQKGQLLREIEQVSKFLEQEPNPNDVQKFACNCQGSRHPLFEAAPNCLSCGKIICIREGLHLSGCSHCGQDFISLEERFKILQLLKQEKEELENGSARPPEPTEKQRAGKNKAGKSYKISTGIGTNLFTEQDKLFDLLERQKEREKRREKVLRTKEDEQKQEEQNKIVQEREASLDPELAQAQDRLDKLLYFQDTSAERTKIIDNVSDFSMANDSNQWGSARERALMLKKQQRNLRKWQKLENERNGRRDKYVVSMDIGPNGKVTMKEVHKDRGGAVAHSDEEISDVSDEEDARDLKTIHALKDEIESDRRQKGSKLESNTWDYERDKKQFKRPVYIGKDTEDVSKSAKQQQDHARKPRVQADGSDEHFWDKLV comes from the coding sequence ATGACTAAACTACAGGCTGTTGAATATGCTGTTATCAAGATACCTGACATTTTACCTCTACAAGAATCAGAAGTAAGGGCATTGTGTGACCAACTTCTTACGTCTTCAAATGGAAATCCAGATAGAATAGCAGAAGGCTTCCTGGATATACTGGGACACAGTGATCTTTCATTTGATTTCGTTATTGGGTTTAATAATCTCTTATCAGCAGAGGAGCAGAAACCAGCAGTAGAATCACAACCCAAGATTCCACCTCCcaaagaatcaaagaaaccCGTTTACAGAGAGAGAAGTACACCTTCACTGCCGTCAGAACACCTGTCCAAAAAGAATAACAGTAGCAATAGCAAGAGCAGTAACAGTAACagtaacaataataataccaatTCTCAGGACAAGAAAAatcaaaaggaaaaaaagaatcaaaaagGACAATTACTACgagaaattgaacaagTCTCTAAATTTCTAGAGCAGGAGCCAAACCCTAACGACGTACAAAAATTTGCATGTAATTGCCAAGGAAGTCGCCACCCTCTTTTTGAAGCAGCTCCTAATTGTCTATCTTGCGGTAAAATTATCTGCATTCGTGAAGGGCTCCATTTGTCAGGTTGTTCACACTGTGGTCAAGATTTCATTTCACTAGAAGAAAGGttcaagattttacaacttttgaaacaagagaaagaagaactAGAAAATGGTTCTGCTAGACCGCCTGAACCTACTGAAAAGCAACGTGCTGGCAAGAACAAAGCCGGTAAATCTTACAAAATTTCTACTGGTATAGGTACCAACCTTTTCACCGAACAAGATAAACTATTTGACCTTTTAGAAAGACAGAAAGAGAGGGAGAAGAGACGTGAAAAAGTATTGAGAActaaagaagatgaacaaaaGCAAGAGgaacaaaataaaattgtgCAAGAACGAGAAGCTAGTCTGGACCCGGAGTTAGCGCAAGCACAGGACAGATTGGATAAATTATTATATTTCCAGGACACATCTGCGGAGCGTACCAAAATTATTGATAATGTAAGTGATTTCAGCATGGCTAATGATAGTAATCAATGGGGAAGTGCTCGTGAACGAGCACTAATGTTAAAGAAACAACAACGTAATTTGAGAAAATGGCAAAAGCtggaaaatgaaaggaATGGTCGTCGTGATAAATACGTTGTTAGTATGGATATTGGTCCCAATGGTAAAGTTACCATGAAGGAAGTACACAAAGACAGAGGAGGTGCCGTAGCTCACtcagatgaagaaataaGTGATGTCagtgatgaagaggatgcAAGAGATCTGAAGACCATACATGcattgaaagatgaaattgaatctgATAGAAGACAGAAAGGTTCCAAACTAGAAAGTAACACTTGGGATTATGAACGAGACAAGAAACAATTTAAAAGACCCGTTTATATTGGTAAAGATACAGAGGATGTTTCTAAATCAGCtaaacaacaacaagatcACGCTAGGAAACCCAGGGTACAAGCAGATGGAAGCGATGAGCATTTTTGGGATAAGCTTGTTTGA